In one window of Rhodopseudomonas palustris HaA2 DNA:
- a CDS encoding GNAT family N-acetyltransferase has protein sequence MQTDHLARSKKFIKLLRPDMAGAAAQTAITWLKPALKIADHGKPIAQPALTPATLGRLGPLEVRLAQKKQDIKRAQKLRYRVFYKDGTAIADAATLLARRDKDAFDRICDHLLVLDHAAKPSLSGKQPVVGTYRLLRQEIANRHGGFYTENEFDIGGMIARHPRLRFLELGRSCVLPPYRNKRTVELLWHGIWSYVRQHGVDVMIGCASFDGTDPARLALPLSFLHHYASAPEPWRARAHPSRYVEMNRMPKEAVNQKAALRELPPLIKGYLRLGATIGEGAVIDHQFGTTDVLIIMPVSAISSRYIEHFGVDATRHAA, from the coding sequence ATGCAGACCGACCATCTCGCCCGCTCGAAGAAATTCATCAAACTGCTTCGCCCCGACATGGCCGGCGCCGCGGCGCAGACCGCGATCACCTGGCTCAAGCCGGCGCTGAAGATCGCCGATCACGGCAAGCCGATCGCGCAACCGGCGCTGACTCCGGCGACGCTGGGCCGGCTCGGCCCGCTGGAAGTGCGGCTGGCGCAGAAGAAGCAGGACATCAAGCGCGCGCAGAAACTCCGCTACCGCGTGTTCTACAAGGACGGCACCGCGATCGCCGACGCCGCCACGCTGCTGGCGCGCCGCGACAAGGACGCGTTCGACCGGATTTGCGACCATCTTCTGGTGCTCGATCACGCCGCCAAGCCGTCGCTCAGCGGCAAGCAGCCGGTGGTCGGCACCTATCGCCTGCTGCGGCAGGAGATCGCCAATCGCCACGGCGGCTTCTACACCGAAAACGAGTTCGACATCGGCGGCATGATCGCGCGGCATCCCCGGCTGCGCTTCCTCGAGCTCGGCCGCTCCTGCGTGCTGCCGCCCTACCGCAACAAACGCACCGTCGAATTGTTGTGGCACGGCATCTGGAGCTATGTCCGCCAGCACGGCGTCGACGTCATGATCGGCTGCGCCTCCTTCGACGGCACCGATCCGGCGCGGCTCGCGCTGCCGCTGTCGTTCCTGCATCATTACGCATCGGCGCCGGAGCCGTGGCGCGCCCGCGCGCATCCGTCGCGCTATGTCGAGATGAACCGGATGCCGAAGGAAGCGGTCAACCAGAAGGCCGCGCTGCGCGAGCTGCCGCCGCTGATCAAGGGCTATCTGCGGCTCGGCGCCACGATCGGCGAGGGCGCAGTGATCGACCATCAGTTCGGCACCACCGACGTGCTGATCATCATGCCGGTGTCGGCGATCAGCAGCCGCTACATCGAGCATTTCGGCGTGGATGCGACGCGGCACGCGGCGTAA
- the hisF gene encoding imidazole glycerol phosphate synthase subunit HisF, with translation MFKVRVIPCLDVKDGRVVKGVNFVDLRDAGDPVEAAIAYDAAGADELCFLDITATHENRGIMLDVVRRTAEACFMPVTVGGGVRTVDDIKTLLRSGADKVSINSAAVARREFVKEAAEKFGDQCIVVAIDAKRVPGRDRWEIFTHGGRKGTGIDAIEFAQEVVSLGAGEILLTSMDRDGTRSGFDLPLTRAIADSIQVPVIASGGVGNLDHLVDGIRDGHATAVLAASIFHFGEYTIRQAKDHMVRCGLPMRLDP, from the coding sequence ATGTTCAAGGTCCGCGTCATTCCCTGCCTCGACGTCAAGGACGGCCGCGTCGTCAAGGGCGTCAACTTCGTCGATCTGCGCGACGCCGGTGATCCGGTGGAAGCTGCGATCGCTTATGACGCCGCCGGCGCCGACGAATTGTGCTTCCTCGATATCACCGCGACCCATGAGAACCGCGGCATCATGCTCGACGTGGTGCGACGCACGGCGGAAGCCTGCTTCATGCCGGTGACGGTCGGCGGCGGTGTCCGCACCGTCGACGACATCAAGACGCTGCTGCGCTCCGGCGCCGACAAGGTCTCGATCAATTCCGCCGCGGTGGCGCGCCGCGAGTTCGTCAAGGAAGCGGCGGAGAAATTCGGCGACCAGTGCATCGTGGTGGCGATCGACGCCAAGCGCGTACCGGGCCGCGATCGTTGGGAGATCTTCACCCATGGCGGCCGCAAGGGCACCGGCATCGACGCCATCGAATTCGCGCAGGAAGTAGTGTCGCTCGGCGCCGGCGAGATCCTGCTGACCTCGATGGATCGCGACGGTACGCGATCGGGGTTCGATCTGCCGCTGACCCGCGCGATCGCCGACAGCATCCAGGTCCCGGTGATCGCCTCGGGCGGTGTCGGCAATCTCGATCATCTGGTCGACGGCATCCGCGACGGCCACGCCACGGCGGTTCTGGCGGCGTCGATCTTCCATTTCGGCGAGTACACCATTCGTCAGGCCAAGGATCATATGGTTCGCTGCGGGCTGCCGATGCGGCTCGATCCCTAG
- the hisH gene encoding imidazole glycerol phosphate synthase subunit HisH gives MSVAIVDYGSGNLHSAAKAFERAARSMEVPEKIIVTRDPEQVFRSDRVVLPGVGAFADCRKGLDAIDGMVEALNETVRVKARPFFGICVGMQLMATRGKEHVTTDGLGWIPGDVVRIAPNQEDLKIPHMGWNTLDVLREHPVLERLPLGPKGLHAYFVHSFHLAATSEADVLARADYGGPVTAVVGRDTMLGTQFHPEKSQRFGLALISNFLKWKP, from the coding sequence ATGAGCGTGGCCATCGTCGATTACGGCTCGGGCAATCTGCACTCGGCCGCGAAGGCGTTCGAGCGTGCGGCGCGGAGCATGGAAGTCCCCGAAAAGATCATCGTCACCCGCGATCCGGAGCAGGTGTTTCGCTCCGATCGCGTGGTGCTGCCGGGCGTCGGCGCTTTCGCCGATTGCCGCAAGGGGCTCGACGCGATCGACGGCATGGTCGAGGCGTTGAACGAGACGGTGCGGGTCAAGGCGCGGCCGTTCTTCGGCATCTGCGTCGGCATGCAGCTGATGGCGACCCGCGGCAAGGAGCACGTCACCACCGACGGGCTCGGCTGGATTCCCGGCGACGTCGTCAGGATCGCGCCGAACCAGGAGGATCTGAAGATCCCGCATATGGGCTGGAACACGCTCGACGTGTTGCGCGAGCACCCGGTGCTGGAGCGGCTGCCGCTCGGGCCGAAGGGCTTGCATGCGTACTTCGTGCATTCGTTTCATCTGGCCGCTACCAGCGAAGCCGACGTGCTGGCCCGCGCCGACTACGGCGGCCCGGTCACCGCGGTGGTGGGCCGCGACACCATGCTGGGAACCCAGTTTCACCCCGAGAAAAGCCAGCGTTTCGGGCTGGCGCTGATCTCGAATTTTCTGAAGTGGAAGCCGTGA
- a CDS encoding DUF2628 domain-containing protein, with protein sequence MPVYTVHAPPPVDDERSAKPDRFVFVRDGFYVWAFVFGPLWLLTRRLWLALLGYLVVVVAMTVALATLRVGAGPRFAVMLLMALLLGLEAASLWRWTLRRRGWRQLDVVIGDDMPSAERRFFDRWTSRQPTAVSFSLPLDRGAPPPTRSVPMPSSSIYGDIVGSFPRPGSSR encoded by the coding sequence ATGCCGGTCTACACAGTTCACGCGCCGCCGCCGGTCGACGACGAGCGTAGCGCCAAACCGGACCGTTTCGTATTCGTGCGCGACGGGTTCTATGTTTGGGCCTTCGTGTTCGGGCCGCTGTGGCTGCTGACGCGCCGGCTCTGGCTGGCGCTGCTCGGCTATCTGGTAGTGGTTGTGGCGATGACGGTCGCGCTGGCGACGCTGCGGGTCGGCGCCGGTCCGCGCTTCGCGGTGATGCTGCTGATGGCGCTGCTGCTCGGTCTCGAAGCCGCCAGCCTGTGGCGCTGGACGTTGAGGCGGCGCGGCTGGCGCCAGCTCGACGTCGTGATCGGTGACGATATGCCCAGCGCCGAGCGTCGCTTCTTCGACCGCTGGACCAGCCGGCAGCCGACGGCCGTCAGCTTCTCTCTTCCGCTCGACCGCGGCGCGCCGCCGCCGACCCGTAGCGTCCCGATGCCGTCGTCGTCGATCTATGGCGACATCGTCGGCTCGTTCCCGCGCCCTGGATCGTCGCGATGA
- a CDS encoding phosphoribosyl-ATP diphosphatase translates to MARFTLHDLEATIEARAASGGEASYTKKLLDKGAQHCAKKFGEEAVELVIATVENDRDHLIAEAADVMFHMLVLLKARGVTLDEVEAALGQRTAMSGLEEKAARKRD, encoded by the coding sequence ATGGCCCGTTTCACCCTTCACGATCTCGAAGCCACCATCGAGGCCCGCGCGGCCTCGGGCGGCGAGGCGTCCTACACCAAAAAGCTGCTCGACAAGGGCGCGCAGCACTGCGCCAAGAAGTTCGGCGAGGAGGCGGTCGAGCTGGTGATCGCGACGGTCGAGAACGATCGCGACCACCTGATTGCCGAAGCCGCCGACGTGATGTTCCATATGCTGGTGCTGTTGAAGGCGCGTGGCGTGACGCTCGACGAGGTCGAGGCGGCGCTGGGGCAGCGCACCGCAATGTCGGGGCTGGAGGAGAAGGCGGCGCGCAAGCGCGACTAG
- a CDS encoding ATP-binding protein produces the protein MKRWLRFRSRRRAFAGRFPRLVFALRWSMIFLAAFGGAYGFIIGSRAESSGYNPHTFAIGASFLFALACLGLAVQSIRLRWLRRRLQALERHNETLADRNWELRDAEERARVLHQARDEADAPRRDEDATRRKSRLLAMASHEIRTPLNGIIGMSGLLLDTALTPEQATYARAVKTSGDALATLIDELLDYSRIEAGRFELDSRPFALTALIEDIVELLAPRAQAGALEIAADIDDRVPSRVIGDAARLRQVLLNLAGNAIKFTSVGGVVLIVQPGERDGEISFAVRDTGIGIAREAQTRIFGEFEQADDGIARSFGGTGLGLSISQRIVERMGGRIALDSQPGRGSTFTASIPLTAADDSGASPIVQPPDLTGQSIMIAAPQTIEATLVAQRLQRWGAHVLALSELSAARTALPERAWSAILIDAGFGADAAEALARSARPHAAQRVVMLTPAARSELLPDLPPAFTGYLVKPLRAASLSARLAGSLIDTVAPGIADGDPPETAATDATAPGGRRLSVLVAEDNEINALLIRSLLARLGHRVAVAGDGEQALQSWRAAAADGAPFDLVLMDVQMPTSDGIAASRQIRAQEAVGDGRRTPILALTANALAEDREACFAAGMDGFLVKPLDRDKLMTALDRVAAARPMVA, from the coding sequence ATGAAGCGGTGGTTGCGATTCAGATCGAGACGGCGCGCGTTCGCCGGACGGTTTCCGCGGCTTGTGTTCGCGCTGCGCTGGAGCATGATCTTTCTGGCGGCGTTCGGTGGCGCCTATGGGTTCATCATCGGCAGCCGCGCCGAATCCTCCGGCTACAACCCGCATACTTTCGCGATCGGTGCGAGCTTCCTGTTCGCGCTCGCCTGCCTCGGCCTCGCCGTCCAGAGCATACGACTGCGCTGGTTGCGCCGGCGCCTACAGGCGTTGGAGCGGCACAACGAGACGCTGGCGGACCGCAACTGGGAGCTGAGGGATGCCGAGGAACGCGCGCGCGTCCTCCACCAAGCTCGCGACGAAGCGGACGCGCCACGCCGCGACGAAGACGCAACGCGGCGGAAATCGCGGCTGCTGGCGATGGCGTCACACGAGATCCGCACGCCGCTGAACGGCATCATCGGCATGAGCGGCCTGCTGCTCGACACCGCGCTGACGCCCGAGCAGGCGACCTACGCCCGCGCGGTGAAGACTTCGGGCGACGCGCTGGCGACGCTGATCGACGAGCTGCTCGACTATTCCCGGATCGAGGCCGGCAGGTTCGAACTCGACAGCCGGCCGTTCGCGCTGACCGCCCTGATCGAGGACATCGTCGAGCTGCTGGCGCCGCGGGCGCAGGCGGGCGCGCTGGAGATCGCGGCGGATATCGATGACCGGGTACCGTCGCGGGTGATCGGCGACGCGGCGCGCTTGCGCCAGGTGCTGCTCAATCTCGCCGGCAACGCCATCAAGTTCACGTCCGTCGGCGGCGTCGTGCTGATCGTCCAGCCGGGCGAGCGCGACGGCGAGATCAGCTTCGCGGTGCGCGACACCGGCATCGGCATCGCCCGTGAGGCGCAGACGCGGATCTTCGGCGAATTCGAACAGGCCGACGACGGCATCGCCCGCAGCTTCGGTGGCACCGGGCTGGGGCTGAGTATCAGCCAGCGGATCGTCGAGCGGATGGGCGGTCGGATCGCACTCGACAGCCAGCCGGGACGAGGCTCCACCTTCACGGCCTCGATCCCGCTCACAGCGGCGGACGATTCCGGCGCCTCCCCCATTGTCCAGCCGCCCGACCTCACCGGTCAGTCGATCATGATCGCGGCGCCGCAGACCATCGAGGCGACGCTGGTCGCCCAGCGGCTGCAGCGCTGGGGCGCGCACGTGCTGGCGTTGTCCGAACTCTCCGCCGCGCGCACGGCGCTGCCCGAACGCGCCTGGTCGGCCATCCTGATCGATGCCGGCTTCGGCGCCGATGCGGCCGAGGCGCTGGCGCGGAGTGCCCGACCGCATGCGGCGCAACGCGTCGTCATGCTGACGCCTGCCGCTCGCTCCGAACTATTGCCGGATCTGCCACCTGCATTCACCGGCTATCTCGTCAAGCCGCTGCGGGCGGCCTCGCTGTCGGCGCGGCTGGCAGGGTCGTTGATCGACACCGTCGCGCCGGGGATCGCGGACGGCGATCCGCCGGAGACCGCGGCAACGGATGCGACGGCGCCAGGCGGCCGGCGGCTCTCCGTGCTGGTCGCAGAAGACAACGAGATCAACGCGCTGCTGATCCGCTCGCTGCTGGCTCGGCTCGGTCATCGCGTGGCTGTCGCCGGCGATGGCGAGCAGGCGCTGCAAAGCTGGCGCGCGGCCGCGGCCGACGGCGCGCCCTTCGATCTGGTGCTGATGGACGTGCAGATGCCGACCAGCGACGGCATCGCCGCCAGCCGGCAGATCCGCGCGCAGGAGGCCGTCGGCGACGGACGCCGCACGCCGATTCTGGCGCTAACGGCGAATGCGCTCGCAGAAGATCGTGAGGCCTGCTTCGCGGCGGGTATGGACGGCTTTCTGGTCAAGCCGCTCGATCGCGACAAGCTGATGACGGCGCTCGACCGGGTCGCGGCGGCGAGGCCGATGGTCGCGTAG
- the coaA gene encoding type I pantothenate kinase: protein MDARSELHHYNPYRVFSRSEWANLRQDTPMTLDAGEVSTLRSLHDRLDLSEVEEIYLPMSRLLSIHVGAMQQLYYAQRRFLGVVERKMPYIIGVAGSVAVGKSTTARVLQALLARWSPRPKVDLITTDGFLHPNAVLERAGLMQKKGFPESYDLPALLAFLSDIKSGRRKVRAPIYSHLTYDIVPNKFAVVDRPDILIVEGVNVLQTGRLPRDGKAVPVVSDFFDFSVYIDADEPVLRDWYIRRFLALRDTAFHDPRSYFHRYAPLSDEEATATAIAIWERTNLANLEDNILPTRPRATLILKKGADHVVDSVALRRL from the coding sequence ATGGATGCCAGGTCGGAACTGCACCACTACAACCCGTATCGGGTGTTCTCGCGGTCGGAATGGGCCAATCTTCGCCAGGACACGCCGATGACGCTCGACGCGGGCGAGGTTTCGACGCTGCGCTCGCTGCACGACCGGCTCGACCTCAGCGAGGTCGAGGAGATCTATCTGCCGATGTCGCGGCTGCTGTCGATCCATGTCGGCGCGATGCAGCAGCTTTACTACGCGCAGCGCCGCTTCCTCGGCGTGGTCGAGCGCAAGATGCCTTACATCATCGGCGTCGCCGGTTCGGTCGCGGTCGGCAAATCGACCACTGCGCGCGTGCTGCAGGCGCTCTTGGCGCGCTGGTCGCCGCGGCCCAAGGTCGATCTGATCACCACCGACGGCTTCCTGCATCCCAACGCGGTGCTGGAGCGCGCCGGGCTGATGCAGAAGAAGGGCTTTCCGGAAAGCTACGACCTGCCGGCACTGCTGGCGTTTCTCAGTGATATCAAGTCAGGCCGCCGCAAGGTCCGCGCGCCGATCTATTCGCATCTGACCTACGACATCGTGCCGAACAAATTCGCGGTGGTGGACCGGCCCGACATCCTGATCGTCGAAGGCGTCAACGTGCTGCAAACCGGCCGGCTGCCGCGCGACGGCAAGGCGGTGCCGGTGGTGTCCGACTTCTTCGATTTCTCGGTGTATATCGACGCCGACGAACCGGTGCTGCGCGATTGGTACATCCGGCGCTTCCTGGCGCTGCGTGACACCGCGTTTCACGATCCGCGATCCTACTTCCACCGCTACGCGCCGCTGTCCGACGAAGAGGCGACCGCGACCGCGATCGCGATCTGGGAACGGACGAACCTGGCCAATCTCGAGGACAACATCCTGCCGACCCGGCCGCGGGCGACACTGATCCTGAAGAAGGGCGCCGACCACGTCGTGGATTCGGTGGCGCTGCGGCGGCTGTGA
- the hisA gene encoding 1-(5-phosphoribosyl)-5-[(5-phosphoribosylamino)methylideneamino]imidazole-4-carboxamide isomerase — MILFPAIDLKNGQCVRLEQGDMARATVFNLDPTAQAKSFAAQGFQYLHVVDLDGAFAGKPMNAQAVESMLKVVSMPVQLGGGIRDLATVEAWLSKGIARVIIGTAAVRDPALVKQAAKSFPGRVAVGLDARDGKVAVEGWAESSQVTALEIAQRFEDAGVAAIIFTDIARDGLLKGINWDATIALAEAISIPVIASGGLASIEDVKAMLSPRAHKLEGAIAGRALYDGRLDPAEALALIGAARAA; from the coding sequence ATGATTCTCTTCCCCGCGATCGATCTCAAGAACGGCCAGTGCGTGCGGCTCGAACAGGGCGACATGGCGCGCGCCACCGTGTTCAACCTCGATCCGACCGCGCAGGCGAAGAGCTTTGCGGCGCAGGGTTTTCAGTATCTCCATGTGGTCGATCTCGACGGCGCCTTCGCCGGCAAGCCGATGAACGCACAGGCCGTGGAATCGATGCTGAAAGTCGTGTCGATGCCGGTCCAGCTCGGCGGCGGCATCCGCGACCTCGCGACAGTCGAGGCCTGGCTGTCCAAAGGCATCGCCCGCGTCATCATCGGCACCGCGGCGGTGCGGGATCCGGCGCTGGTGAAGCAAGCTGCGAAGTCGTTCCCCGGCCGCGTCGCGGTCGGCCTAGATGCCCGCGACGGCAAGGTTGCGGTCGAAGGCTGGGCGGAGAGCTCGCAGGTCACCGCGCTGGAAATTGCGCAACGCTTCGAAGACGCCGGCGTCGCCGCGATCATCTTCACCGACATTGCCCGCGACGGCCTGCTCAAGGGCATCAACTGGGATGCGACGATCGCGCTCGCCGAGGCCATCAGTATTCCGGTAATCGCCTCCGGGGGGCTCGCCTCGATCGAGGATGTGAAGGCGATGCTGAGCCCGCGCGCTCACAAACTGGAAGGCGCGATCGCCGGCCGTGCGCTGTATGACGGCCGGCTCGACCCGGCGGAAGCGCTGGCGCTGATCGGCGCCGCCAGAGCGGCTTGA